Proteins from a genomic interval of Myxococcales bacterium:
- a CDS encoding DNA-directed RNA polymerase subunit alpha, with protein sequence MYHVWRDLIRPKRIVGEGVVANYGRFIVEPLERGFGTTLGNALRRVLLSTLQGCAITSVQIEGAAHEFTTLPGIKEDITDICLNLKQVRLAMPTPETRKLRLNVKGEKKVTAGDISGDPNVQVLNANQIIATLSKGAVLNMELEVRAGRGYVPTEYLVEEEVPIGTIMLDANFSPIVRCNYQVTNARVGRRTDYDRLILEIWTDGSIKPEDAIAVAAKVLKEQFSVFINFDEEEEVYEEIIEEEDESLNENLNRSVEELELSVRSANCLKNANIRYIGELVQKTEAEMLKTKNFGRKSLNEIKEILSEMGLALGMKIPSWQYPEEPDEKQAE encoded by the coding sequence ATGTACCATGTGTGGCGTGATCTCATCCGTCCGAAACGGATCGTCGGCGAAGGCGTAGTCGCGAATTATGGCCGGTTCATCGTCGAGCCGCTGGAGCGGGGCTTCGGCACCACTCTGGGCAACGCGTTGCGGCGCGTGCTGCTCTCCACGTTGCAAGGCTGCGCCATCACCTCCGTGCAGATCGAGGGCGCGGCGCACGAATTCACGACGCTGCCGGGCATCAAGGAAGACATCACCGACATCTGCCTTAACCTCAAGCAGGTCCGCCTGGCGATGCCCACGCCGGAAACCCGGAAGCTGCGGCTCAACGTCAAAGGCGAGAAAAAAGTCACCGCCGGCGATATCAGCGGCGATCCCAACGTCCAGGTGCTTAACGCCAACCAGATCATCGCGACCCTCTCCAAGGGCGCGGTGCTCAACATGGAACTGGAAGTGCGCGCCGGTCGCGGCTACGTGCCGACCGAATACCTGGTCGAGGAAGAAGTGCCCATCGGCACGATCATGCTGGATGCGAACTTCAGCCCGATCGTCCGTTGCAACTATCAGGTGACCAACGCGCGCGTCGGCCGGCGCACGGACTACGACCGGTTGATCCTCGAAATCTGGACCGACGGCTCGATCAAACCGGAAGACGCCATCGCCGTGGCGGCCAAGGTGCTCAAGGAACAGTTCTCCGTCTTCATCAACTTCGACGAGGAAGAAGAAGTCTACGAGGAAATCATCGAGGAAGAAGACGAATCGCTGAACGAAAATCTCAATCGTTCGGTCGAGGAACTGGAGCTGTCGGTGCGCAGCGCCAATTGTCTGAAAAACGCCAACATCCGCTACATCGGCGAGTTGGTGCAGAAGACCGAAGCCGAAATGCTCAAGACGAAGAACTTCGGCCGGAAGTCGCTCAACGAAATCAAGGAAATTTTGTCGGAGATGGGTTTGGCCCTGGGGATGAAAATCCCGAGCTGGCAATATCCGGAAGAACCCGACGAAAAACAGGCGGAATAG
- a CDS encoding TlpA family protein disulfide reductase — translation MNEQRNKSAGATTPWYADFRLYLLVFAVLALFMLKAVFGGGYGCGKSVTGKNSVAPDFQVTGLDGAKLSLADLKGKVVFLNFWATWCKPCVQELPSIQDLAKKFDGNPDFRVVAVSCDESETKEVKKFVEDFNKSRAVEPLTFSIFHDPSQKTALAYQITGFPTTYLIDRRGIIRQGFIGPRNWDDKHFYSMVNELLAEKPAD, via the coding sequence ATGAACGAGCAACGAAATAAATCGGCTGGCGCGACGACGCCCTGGTACGCGGATTTTCGGCTCTACTTGCTGGTCTTCGCGGTGTTGGCGCTGTTCATGCTCAAGGCCGTGTTCGGCGGCGGCTACGGTTGCGGTAAAAGCGTCACCGGTAAAAATTCGGTGGCTCCCGATTTTCAGGTCACCGGCCTGGACGGCGCCAAGCTCTCGCTGGCCGATCTCAAGGGCAAGGTCGTTTTCCTGAACTTCTGGGCGACTTGGTGCAAACCGTGCGTCCAGGAATTGCCTAGCATCCAGGACCTGGCCAAGAAATTCGACGGCAATCCCGATTTTCGCGTCGTGGCCGTGTCGTGCGACGAGTCGGAAACCAAGGAAGTAAAGAAATTCGTCGAAGACTTCAATAAATCGCGCGCGGTCGAACCGCTCACTTTTTCGATCTTCCACGATCCGTCCCAAAAAACGGCGCTGGCTTACCAGATCACCGGATTTCCGACCACTTACCTGATCGACCGGCGGGGGATCATCCGGCAGGGTTTCATCGGCCCGCGCAACTGGGACGACAAACACTTCTATTCCATGGTCAACGAGTTGCTGGCCGAAAAACCGGCCGACTAG
- the rplQ gene encoding 50S ribosomal protein L17: MRHLKRGRKFSRTSAHRTAMWRNMTTSLILHERIKTTDEKAKELRRYVERMITLGKRARAFGLAGDPHAAVRQLHLRRQALSFIRESAAVKKLFEELAERFAERPGGYTRIIKVGYRRGDGAAVSLIELLGAAEEGEAEKKGAAKKKAKPKAKPAARRGKAKAEKAPAEEAVAAETAEPAAVEASAPEEAPAEKEEKTE; this comes from the coding sequence ATGCGTCACCTCAAACGCGGACGTAAATTCAGCCGGACGTCGGCCCATCGCACGGCGATGTGGCGCAACATGACGACCAGTCTGATTCTTCACGAGCGGATCAAGACGACGGACGAAAAAGCGAAAGAACTGCGTCGCTATGTCGAGCGGATGATTACCCTCGGCAAACGCGCCCGGGCCTTCGGCCTGGCCGGCGACCCGCACGCCGCGGTGAGGCAGTTGCATCTGCGCCGCCAGGCGTTGTCGTTCATTCGCGAAAGCGCGGCCGTCAAGAAGTTGTTCGAGGAACTGGCCGAACGCTTTGCCGAACGGCCCGGCGGTTACACCCGTATCATCAAGGTGGGTTATCGGCGGGGCGACGGCGCCGCGGTGAGCCTCATCGAATTGCTGGGTGCCGCCGAGGAAGGCGAAGCCGAAAAGAAGGGCGCGGCCAAAAAGAAGGCCAAACCCAAGGCCAAGCCCGCCGCGCGCCGCGGCAAGGCCAAGGCCGAAAAAGCCCCGGCCGAGGAAGCGGTAGCCGCGGAAACCGCCGAACCGGCGGCCGTGGAAGCTTCCGCGCCGGAAGAAGCGCCGGCCGAGAAGGAAGAAAAAACCGAATAG
- the rpsD gene encoding 30S ribosomal protein S4, whose product MSRYTGPACRLCRREGEKLMLKGERCFTDKCAFERRKEQIPGVHWQRRGKTSDYGTQLREKQKAKRIYGLVERQFQLHFQRAERMKGITGDNLLGLLERRLDNTVYRMGFAASRRQARSLVRHGHFQVNGRKVNIPSYVVKPGDVVAVREGSRKIPHIAEALSALPRRPIPNWLEIRPEAFEGEIKSIPSREEIGGTINEKLIVELYSK is encoded by the coding sequence GAAGCTGATGTTGAAGGGTGAACGCTGCTTTACCGATAAATGCGCCTTCGAACGGCGCAAGGAACAGATCCCGGGCGTGCATTGGCAACGCCGCGGCAAGACCAGCGATTACGGCACCCAGTTGCGTGAAAAACAAAAGGCCAAGCGGATTTACGGCCTGGTGGAGCGTCAATTTCAATTGCATTTCCAGCGCGCCGAACGGATGAAGGGCATCACCGGCGACAACCTGCTGGGCTTGCTCGAACGGCGCCTGGACAACACGGTGTACCGCATGGGCTTCGCCGCCAGCCGCCGCCAGGCGCGGTCGCTGGTTCGCCACGGCCATTTCCAAGTCAACGGTCGCAAAGTCAACATTCCCAGCTATGTCGTCAAACCGGGCGATGTGGTTGCAGTGCGCGAAGGTAGCCGGAAGATCCCGCATATCGCCGAAGCGTTGTCCGCGCTGCCTCGCCGTCCGATCCCGAACTGGCTGGAAATCCGTCCCGAAGCGTTCGAGGGCGAGATCAAGTCGATTCCGAGCCGCGAGGAAATCGGCGGCACGATCAACGAAAAGCTGATCGTCGAATTGTATTCGAAATAA